In Amycolatopsis sp. FBCC-B4732, the genomic stretch CCGGCCGTGGACGTGCGCGCCGGGGGCAAACCGGCCTTCACCGGGCTCACGAACCCGAAGGAGCCATGGCCGACTTCCCCGCCGGCATGGCCGGCGCCGCCACCGTCGTTCTCGGGCCGAAGGACCTCGCGGCCGGCACCGCGACGATCGCCTACGCCATCGGCTCGGACGACGCGAAGACCCTCACCCTCGCCGCGCAGACGATCAAGAACCTGGCGCCGCCCCCTCGTCCATGCCGACCGGCTCGGGTGGCCTGGCCGCCGACGACGACGCCACCGGCTGGTCCCTCCTGACCGCGGGCGGCGTGCTCGTCGCGGTCTTCGGCGCCGCCCTGCTGATCCGCCGCCGTCCGGAACCCGCGTCGCGGTGAACCGACCGGCACGACGCGGTGTGTCCCGCCCGGCCGGGACACACCGCCGCACCGGCACCGCGCTCGTCTTCGCGGGAGTCATCGCCGTCGTCACGGGCACCGTGGCCACGGCCCCTGGGCCATCGGTCGCCGGTGCGCCCCTTCGGCGACCGGACCCGCCAGCCGAGGTGACGGCATCGACCCGGGCCGCACTGCTCCCGGCCCCGGCGTCTTCTTCCGCCTATGCCGGCTCCGCCCCGGATCCCCAAGTCCGAAATAGACCTGCAGCCGTACTTCGACATCGACGGCAGTCCCCGCGTCACCCTTTTCACCTGCGGTGGCACATTCGACAAAGCATCGCGGAACTACCGGGACAACGGTTTCCCATCCGGCGGCGGTCAAATCGAGCCGGGCAGGTCAGCGCGGGGACTCGTCGGTGGGAAAGACGGCGTCGAAGAGCCACTGCAACGGCGTCCGGTGCGACTCCTCTCCGTCGGCGATTTCCTTGGCCTCCGACGGATCGGCAGCGTTGTGGACGTCCTCGACGAACCGGGCGAACCGCCGCAGATCGGCGCGTGCTCGAGTCGCGATGAGTCCCGACGCCAGCGCGATGCGCTCGCTGAGCGCGTCCAGCTCCAGTTCCAGTTCGAGGGTCACGGCAGCCGCGTCGTCGCCCGCCGGGGTCACGGTTGCGTGCCCCCGGTGGCGCGGGCCGCTCGCACTGACCCAGTCCAGCGTCCTGCGCTGCGGATCGGCGGTGACGTCGATGCTGTACCGGCGGGGAATGCCGGCGAGTGTGTACACGAACCGGAAACGCGCGGGATGCCCTTCGACCGGGAAAACCTGCTCGACCGAACGCATGAACCTCGGGTAATGGCTGAAGTCGGTGAACCACTTGAATGTGATGTCGGCCGGAACCGCCACGGCGGTTTCGACCTGAACGACGGTTCCCACGGTGCCTCCAAGGATCCGATCGGCTTGTCGTTTCGCCACCGAACCGTAGCCAGGTCCCCCTTCCGGCGCTGACCGGTTCCCGGCCGGCCTTGCACCGAAACCACGCCGTTCATGCGTCCCCACCAGCACGAATGACCCCATGATGAGGAACCGGCGACGCGCGATGCAACCACGATGCAAAACAGGCGCCGGATCGATTCTCAGCCTCGCGGGCCGACCAGTTCCGCCGCGCCGAACGACACGTTGAAGCGGTCGCACCACAGGCTCACGCTGGTGTACCCGGACAGGTCGGTACCCGCCGGAAGCGCGTAGTTCTGGTTACCCTTGTTGCCTTTGAGCTTGCCCGCGTCGAAGTGCCTGCCGTCGTCGAAGAGGGCCCAGCCGTCCTTGCCCGGTTTCACCGGCGCGTCGGTGAGCCAGACGTGCACGTCCGGGCCGCTGCTGGTGGCCAGGTCTTCCAGGCGCAGCACGAGTGATCCGTCGGCCGCGCGCAGGACCCGGACGGTGCCGCTGGTCGGGTGTTCGTGGCTGATCAGCGTGCCGGTCCCCAGTTCCACCGGCCCAGTCGGCCGCGAGACCGAACCGGGAGGCGGCGACGCGGGGAGCCGCGGTTCCGGCGCGGGGAGCCGCGGTTCCGGCGCGGGGAGCCGCGGTTCCGGCGCGGGGAGCCGCGGTTCCGGCGCGGGCAGCGGCTCCGATGCGGCGGCCGGGAAAGCATCCTGCACCGTCTCGTCGACCCAGAGCCGCCACGGCTGGAACCAGTACAGGCCCGCCGCCACCGCGACCAGCCCCGCGACCAGAAAGCCGCCGAACCAGGGCCGGGTGAACAGGCGCCGCGCGCGGTTCATCTCGTTCTCCTCCGTCGTCCGTCGATGCCGTAGTCAACCGGACGAATCACCCAGCCGCACCCCCGTGCGCGGTTACCGATCCCTTACGGGCACCTCGGCCGGAGCCAGCAGGAACATCCCGACGGCGACGCCGACCATCGTGAAAACGCCCCGCGGCCAGAAAATGTGACTGTCCACGAACGACACACTCGCGAGCAGGAGAACCACGGCACCCGGCGCCGCCCGCCACCCCACGCGCAGGGCGGCCGCGACGACGATCAGGACACTGGCGACGAGGAAGCACGCCGACCCGACGTACCCGAGCCGGTCCCCGGCCGCGAACACGGCACCGACGACCGGCGTGGCCCCGTGCTGGGCGTGCACCACCGTCCCGGCGGCAATCCCCGCGACGGCGTCGAGACCCCCGTAGAAGGCCGCGAACCCGAACGCGGCCAGCCGCCCAGGCCACCGCAGCCACGGCGGCGCGGGAGTCAGCAACGACCACTGCGCCACGGCGAGCAACGGGAAGACCGGCAGCAGGACGACGTGCAGCGCAGCCCACCAGGACGCGCTGGCCGCGTCGAGCTGCCCCGGATGCACCACACCGAACCCCGCAAGCAGCAACCCGGGCGCGGCGAGGAGCGCACGTCGCTGCCATGGTGACCTGAGCACCGGGCGACCCTAACCCCGATCACCGGGCCGGAAGATTAACGAACCCTTACGTCGCGCGTCCCCGGCCCCGCCGCACGGCCTGTTACGGCATGGAGAGCATCAGGGTTGACCAGCTTGACGCGACGGGAAGAGCGATCGGACATGACGAAGGAAATCATGGTCCGTCGCCTGTGGACCGGGGCGACGATCTGCATGCTCGCCTTGGCCGCAGCGGCCGCCGCGGTGTCCGATGCGAACGTCAAGCTAGCGTTGTCGCTTCTCGTCCTCGTCCTGCTCGCGACCGTGCTCCTGTCGGCGACGCGGAGGCTTGCGCTGCGGCGCGTTTGAACAGCGTCCCGAGTTGATCGAGCCGGGCGCGAAGGTGCGTGGCCGCCGCACGCGTTCGTCGCGTAGCAGGCCGGCGGCACACACCCCGCACACCACTGGGGCCGGACGTCCTCGGGACAGCGCGATTTTTCCCTTCCACACAACGTCTTCTGCGCAAGTCGGCTCCGACGAGTACCGCGCACCCGCTCGCCGGACTTGAGGTGGCTCAGCCGGGCAGCGGGCGAAGGCCGTCCATGAGGAGATCCAGCAGGCGACCGGCCTTGGCTTCGTGCTCGGGCCGGGGAGCCACGGTGAAAATCCCGATGAGGGAAGCCGCGATGTCGTCGGCGGTGACGTCGGAGCGGAGATCGCCCGCCGCACCGCCGGCATCCAGAATCGTGGTGATGGCCGCCAGCAGCTCGGTGCGGGTCCGGGCGTGAGCGATCTCGCCTGACTCGATCATCGCGAGCAGCGTGTCGAGCATGCCGTTCTTGGTCGCGATCCAGTCGCCGAACAAGTCCATCCAGCGCCGCATCGCCGCGGCCGGGGGCAGCCGGCCGAGCAGTTCGCGGGCGCCGGTCGTCAGGCGCACGACCTGGTCGCGGTAGACCGCGTCGACCAGCGACTCGCGGGTCGGGAAGTGCCGGTAGAGCGTGGCGATGCCGACTCCGGCCTCGCGGGCGATCGCCCGCATCGACGGCTCGGCGTCAGCCGCCACGAACATGCGGGTCGCCACCGCGAGCACCTGGTCGCGGTTGCGAGTGGCATCCGCCCGCGGTCCGCGCACCTCCACCTCAGCCAAAACGGATCACGCTCCGGTTGTGTTAGGGTCATCCGAGTAAACGGAGCATAGTCCGTTTCACGGCGTTCCCTCGACCTCAGGAGACCGGAAATCATGAGCGATCACCCGCCAGCCAGGAGCAGGGCGGCCCAGCTCGACTCCTTCGGCGGCCCGGAAGTCCTGGACGTCCGCGAGGTTCCCGCTCCGCAAGCCGGCCCGGGACAGGTCCGGGTGCGGGTCACCGCGGCCGGCCTGAACCCGATGGACTGGATCATGACCGCCGACGCGGACACCGCCGCCCGGTTCGGCTTGAGCCTCCCGGCCGGGTTCGGGACCGACTACGCGGGAGTGGTCGACCAGGTCGGCACCGGGGTGAGCGGCTTCGCCCGGGGCGACCGGGTGTTCGGCGGCGCCCTGTCTCGCGCGGTCGCCGACTTCGTGGTGGTCGACGCGACCGGCGTGACCGCGGCGAACGAGGTCCACCACACCCCCGACGACGTCGACGACCGCACCGCCGCCACCCTCACGATCGCCGGCCGCACGGCATCGGCCGCTCTCACCGTGATCGCCCCTGGCCCGGCCGACACCGTCCTGATCGGCGGCGCGGCGGGCGGGGTCGGGGTGTTCGCGGTCCAGCTGGCCCGGATCGCGGGAGCGCGCGTGCTCGGCACGGGATCGGCGGCATCGGCCGGTTTCCTTCGCGACCTCGGAGCCGAGCCGGTCGTTTACGGCGACGGCCTGGCCGACCGGGTCCGAGCCCTCGCGCCCGGCGGCATCACCGCCGCCATCGACCTGCACGGCACGGAAACAGCGCACACCGCACGGGAACTCGGCGTCCCGGGCGACCGCATCTGCACCATCGCCACGCAAATCGACGGCGTACCGGCGGCCAACGGCGCGAACGCCGAACCCGGGGCCCTGGAGGAGATCGCCCGCCTGGTCGCGCAAGGCCGGCTCCGGGTACCCATCGCGGCCGGCTTCCCGATCGACCAGATCCGCGGAGCGGCCGAACTCCAAGCCGGCCGGCACGTGCACGGCAAGGTGGTCATCGACCTCTCGCGACGGTGAACCCGACTACGTTCTCCACGCCGTCATCACCAGGGTGGCTTCACGGGTTGCGGCCACGAGCACGACCTCGGCGTCACTTCCGCTGCCAGGAAGGTAATTCTCCACACCTCCTCCACAGTGGACAGTCGAGGTCGCCGGTTACGTGTCCGCATGTGTTCCAGAACCACGCGATCATCCGGCGCAGGGCCGGACACGGCTATCGCCCGTGAGGGTCGGCGCCTCCCTACTCGGGTTCTACCGCGCCGCCGGCTCGGCGGTCTCGGCTCGCCCGGGTGCGCCCGGCTTTCCGGGAATCAGGAAGGTCGCGACGAGGCCGAGGAGCAGGAGCGCGGCGCACAGATAGCTGTTGACCCGCACCGCGTAGGTCATGGCCTGGCGAGCCGCAACGGCCGCTGCTTCGGTCGCGGGGTTCGCCGCCAGCCCGGAAATGGCGGCGCCGGCGCTGTCCGCGACCGCTCCGGCGACGCGGTCGGTGTCGGCGAATCCCGCCGCCCGCAACCGGTCCGCGGTGTCGGACCCGAGGATGCCGAAGAAGGCGGTGGTCAGGATCGCGATACCGAGCGCCGACCCCAGCTGGCGCGCCGCGCTCTGGATGCCCGAACCCTGCCCGGCCTTCCGGGGCGGCACGTCGGCCAGGACCACGTTGGTGACCTGGGCGGTCGCGAAGCCCACACCCGTCCCGTACAAGAACAGCCCGATGGCTGTGACGAACCACCCGGAGTCGTCGCGGACGAGCAGGCCGAGGAGTGCGAGACCGACGATTTCCAGCACCAGGCCGATCTGCACGAGCCGCACCGGCGGCAGCTGCTTCGCCATGCCGACGCTGGCGCCGCTGGCGGTGAAACTGCCGAGCGCCACGACGACGAGCATCAGGCCGGTCTGCAGGGTCGAGTAGCCGAGCGTGAACTGCAGCCACAAGGGCAGCACCGCCAGGATGCCGAACTCGGCAAGGCCGATGATGACCGTGGCCAGGTTGCCCGACCAGAACGACCCGATGGCGAACAAGGCCGTGTCCATCAGGGGTTCGGCCGTCGCGGAGCGGGCGAGCTGCCGCTGGCGGAGCACGAACAGGGTCAGCGAGATCACGGCGATCGCCAACGCGACGGGAACGACCGACAGCGAGCCCAGGGAGATGCCGAGCGGCCCGCTCGACCGGGTCGACTCCCACCAGCCGTAATTGCGGCCCTCCACCAGGCCGAACGCGAGCAGCCCCAGCCCCAGCGCCGACAGGACGACGCTCGGCACCTCGAGACTCGCCGGCTGCGCCGGTGACGGCGCGAGGTACCGCAGGACTCCGACGATGATCATGAGGACCACGACGATGTTGATCGCGAAGGCCCAGCGCCACGACGCTTCACCGAGCCATCCGCCCAGGAACGGGCCGACCGCGGCGGCGGCGCCGATGGTCGAACCCCAGATCGCGAACGCCTTGCCGCGGTCGCGCCCGTGGAAGGTCGAATTGAGCAGCGCCAGCGACGTCGGCAGGACGATCGCTCCGCCGATGCCCTGGAGCAGCCGCGCCCCGATCAGCATCGCACCGGTCGGCGCCAGCGCGGCCACCACGCCGGCCAAACCGAACACCACGGTGCCGATCAGGAACAGCCGGCGGGCGCCGACGACATCCGAGAGCCGTCCCGCCAGCAGCAGCAAGGCGGCCAGGGTGATCGCGTAGATCTCTTGGACCCACTGAGCTCCCAGTGACGACATTTTCAGGTCGGTCACGATGGGCGGGATGATGACGTTGACGATCGTGAAATCGACGACGACGAGCGACACGCCCAGCGAAATGGCCACGAGGCCGAGCCAGGCATTCCTTGTCGCTGCCGGAGCTGCCGGAGGTGAGGCGGACATGTTTTCTCGATTCGACGTTGTGGTGCGGCTGACTTGCCTGCCGGGTGTTCGGACCGGCGGCCCCGGCCCGGGCACACAGTCGCAAGACAACGTGACACCGGATGTCCGCTACTCCTCCTAGCCTCGAATTCATGCCCGACATCGCCGGCCGCACCCTGGCCATCCTGAGCCTGTTGCAAGCGCAGCGTGAATGGTCGGGTGACGTGCTGGCCGCGCGGCTGGGCGTCACCTCCCGCACGATCCGCCGGGACTTCACCCGGCTGCGGGAACTCGGCTACCCCGTCGAAGCCGCACGCGGCCCCGGCGGCCTGTACCGCCTCGCCCCCGGGACGCGGCTGCCTCCCCTCGTCTTCGACGACGAGCAAGCCATCTCGATCGTGCTGGCCCTGCAGACCGCCCCCAGCTCCGTGGTCGGGCTCGACGACGCCGCGGCCCGCGCCCTGCGCACGCTGAAGGACCTCATGCCACCGCGCCTGGCCCGCAGGTTGCAGACCTTCGAGGTCCATCAAATCGACAACGCGTGGGATCTCGCCCCGCCCAAGGTCCCCTCGGGAATGTTGACGTGCTTGAGCACCGCAGCGCAGCAGCTGCAGGTCGTGAGCTTCTCCTACCGCGCCTGTTCGGGTGACGCGGCCGAGGACGTCGCGGCTGTCGTCGAGCCGTACAAGCTCGTGGTCTGGTCGGGCCGCTGGAACTTCATCGGGTACGACCAGCGCGAACGGTCGTGGCTCTCCTACCGGCTCGACCGGGTGGAGAACCTCCACGTGCCGGGCTGGCGGTTCACTCCCCGGCAGTTCCCCGCCGACGACGTGACGGCGTTCATCCAGCTGCAGCCGGACCGGGGCGACGATTCCGACGCCTGGCCGTGCCGCGGCACGGTGCGCATGGACTGCCCGGTCGAGCTCGTGGCGAAATGGGCCCCCGGCGGGGCGAACTTGGCGGTGATCGACGAGTCGACCACGCGGATCACGATGGGTGCGTGGTCCTGGGCCGGGCTACTCGGGCTGCTGTGCACCTTCAGCTGCGACTTCGTGATCGAGGGCCCTCCGGAGCTCACCGCGGCGGCCGGCGAGATGTCCCGCCGCCTCGCCAGAAGTGCCAAAACCGGACCGGTCAGGAGCTGACACGCGCATGTTCGATCCCCTCGGCCGAACCGTCACCGTCATCGGCGCGAACGGCTTCCTCGGCACACCACTGGTCAACCAGCTCATCCGGCTCGGAGCCACCGTCCGGGCGTTCGACCGCTACTCCACGACACCCAGGCACGAGATGTCCGAGAACACGACCGTCTTCCAGGGCGACTTGATGAGCCGCAGCAGTCTGGCGGCCGCTGTCGCCGGAGCCCAGGACGTGTTCCACTTCCTGTCCGTCACCAGTCCTCGCGACTCAGCACACGATCCGGTCATCGACATCGCAACCAACGTGACAGCCGGCGTGGAGCTGTTCTCGCTCTGCTCCGACGCGGGAGTCGAGCGCGTCCTCTTCGCTTCCTCGGGCGGCACGGTCTACGGAACCTCCGCTCCCCCGCACGGCGAAGAGTGCCCGCGCAGTCCCGTATCGCCGCACGGCATAGGCAAGGTCTCCCTGGAGAACTACCTCCAGTACTTCCACCACCAACGGGGCCTGCCGTCGGTGTCGTTGCGGATCTCCAACCCCTACGGGCCCGGGCAGAAGCCGCGCAAGCTCCAGGGCATCATCCCCATCGCTTTGCGCGCCGCCCGCGACGGCGTGGTCCTGCCGCAGTTCGGCGACGGGAGCATGGTCCGCGACTACTTGTTCGTCGACGACCTGATGACCATGATCCTCAACGTGTGGCGCGGACACCGGCACGACGCCTACAACCTCGGCAGCGGGACCGGCACCGCGTTGCACGAGGTGTTCGAGGTCATCGAGCGCGTCACCGGCCGAACGCTGCTGCTGCGCAACGAGCCGTCCCCGCCGAGCTTCGTCCGTGCCTCCGTTCTCGACACCTCACGCTATGTCGAGGAGTTCGGCGATTCGCGGCGAACGAGCCTCGAAGACGGCATCCGGCGCACGTGGGAAGCCGTCCGCGACGAGACTCTGCCCTGACCCCTTTTTCCCTGGACGGTCAGGGCTTTCCCGGCGCGGACGAACCCTCCTCACAGCCGGACAATTCGGATTCCTCATCGAGGAAAGCGGTCAGTTCGTTGATCAGGCGTACCGATCCCACGTCGCTCGCCATGCTCAGCGCCCGCT encodes the following:
- a CDS encoding NADP-dependent oxidoreductase, with amino-acid sequence MSDHPPARSRAAQLDSFGGPEVLDVREVPAPQAGPGQVRVRVTAAGLNPMDWIMTADADTAARFGLSLPAGFGTDYAGVVDQVGTGVSGFARGDRVFGGALSRAVADFVVVDATGVTAANEVHHTPDDVDDRTAATLTIAGRTASAALTVIAPGPADTVLIGGAAGGVGVFAVQLARIAGARVLGTGSAASAGFLRDLGAEPVVYGDGLADRVRALAPGGITAAIDLHGTETAHTARELGVPGDRICTIATQIDGVPAANGANAEPGALEEIARLVAQGRLRVPIAAGFPIDQIRGAAELQAGRHVHGKVVIDLSRR
- a CDS encoding YafY family protein, which translates into the protein MPDIAGRTLAILSLLQAQREWSGDVLAARLGVTSRTIRRDFTRLRELGYPVEAARGPGGLYRLAPGTRLPPLVFDDEQAISIVLALQTAPSSVVGLDDAAARALRTLKDLMPPRLARRLQTFEVHQIDNAWDLAPPKVPSGMLTCLSTAAQQLQVVSFSYRACSGDAAEDVAAVVEPYKLVVWSGRWNFIGYDQRERSWLSYRLDRVENLHVPGWRFTPRQFPADDVTAFIQLQPDRGDDSDAWPCRGTVRMDCPVELVAKWAPGGANLAVIDESTTRITMGAWSWAGLLGLLCTFSCDFVIEGPPELTAAAGEMSRRLARSAKTGPVRS
- a CDS encoding TetR/AcrR family transcriptional regulator, with product MAEVEVRGPRADATRNRDQVLAVATRMFVAADAEPSMRAIAREAGVGIATLYRHFPTRESLVDAVYRDQVVRLTTGARELLGRLPPAAAMRRWMDLFGDWIATKNGMLDTLLAMIESGEIAHARTRTELLAAITTILDAGGAAGDLRSDVTADDIAASLIGIFTVAPRPEHEAKAGRLLDLLMDGLRPLPG
- a CDS encoding DM13 domain-containing protein, which encodes MNRARRLFTRPWFGGFLVAGLVAVAAGLYWFQPWRLWVDETVQDAFPAAASEPLPAPEPRLPAPEPRLPAPEPRLPAPEPRLPASPPPGSVSRPTGPVELGTGTLISHEHPTSGTVRVLRAADGSLVLRLEDLATSSGPDVHVWLTDAPVKPGKDGWALFDDGRHFDAGKLKGNKGNQNYALPAGTDLSGYTSVSLWCDRFNVSFGAAELVGPRG
- a CDS encoding NAD-dependent epimerase/dehydratase family protein encodes the protein MFDPLGRTVTVIGANGFLGTPLVNQLIRLGATVRAFDRYSTTPRHEMSENTTVFQGDLMSRSSLAAAVAGAQDVFHFLSVTSPRDSAHDPVIDIATNVTAGVELFSLCSDAGVERVLFASSGGTVYGTSAPPHGEECPRSPVSPHGIGKVSLENYLQYFHHQRGLPSVSLRISNPYGPGQKPRKLQGIIPIALRAARDGVVLPQFGDGSMVRDYLFVDDLMTMILNVWRGHRHDAYNLGSGTGTALHEVFEVIERVTGRTLLLRNEPSPPSFVRASVLDTSRYVEEFGDSRRTSLEDGIRRTWEAVRDETLP
- a CDS encoding MFS transporter, translating into MPGPGPPVRTPGRQVSRTTTSNRENMSASPPAAPAATRNAWLGLVAISLGVSLVVVDFTIVNVIIPPIVTDLKMSSLGAQWVQEIYAITLAALLLLAGRLSDVVGARRLFLIGTVVFGLAGVVAALAPTGAMLIGARLLQGIGGAIVLPTSLALLNSTFHGRDRGKAFAIWGSTIGAAAAVGPFLGGWLGEASWRWAFAINIVVVLMIIVGVLRYLAPSPAQPASLEVPSVVLSALGLGLLAFGLVEGRNYGWWESTRSSGPLGISLGSLSVVPVALAIAVISLTLFVLRQRQLARSATAEPLMDTALFAIGSFWSGNLATVIIGLAEFGILAVLPLWLQFTLGYSTLQTGLMLVVVALGSFTASGASVGMAKQLPPVRLVQIGLVLEIVGLALLGLLVRDDSGWFVTAIGLFLYGTGVGFATAQVTNVVLADVPPRKAGQGSGIQSAARQLGSALGIAILTTAFFGILGSDTADRLRAAGFADTDRVAGAVADSAGAAISGLAANPATEAAAVAARQAMTYAVRVNSYLCAALLLLGLVATFLIPGKPGAPGRAETAEPAAR
- a CDS encoding SRPBCC family protein translates to MGTVVQVETAVAVPADITFKWFTDFSHYPRFMRSVEQVFPVEGHPARFRFVYTLAGIPRRYSIDVTADPQRRTLDWVSASGPRHRGHATVTPAGDDAAAVTLELELELDALSERIALASGLIATRARADLRRFARFVEDVHNAADPSEAKEIADGEESHRTPLQWLFDAVFPTDESPR